The Gossypium hirsutum isolate 1008001.06 chromosome A13, Gossypium_hirsutum_v2.1, whole genome shotgun sequence nucleotide sequence ttgaaCATACCTGTACCCCATATACATTCATATCCATCACTAACCTGAGTCCTAACACAAATTACTACTATGCAACATGAAGATAGGATTATAAACCTGCTGTTATGATGAtgttggtggtggtggtggtggtggtgaggATGATGATGTATCATTCCCAGAAGTGTCCATCGTTTGTCTGGCAGAAATAACCCTGTCAAGAGTTTGATCAGGGACTGCGATTCCTGTAGTCTCAAGGTCTGCAACAATGGCGATGGCAGCATCTAGTTCTCCCAGGTCAATACATAATGAGATTACTTCATCATAGAGGGGACTGTAACAAAAGAAACAGAATTAGATGGAAAGCTAGTCTTGAATTAAACAAACCATGCTATAGTCACATAAAATCGATTCCAAAATCTGGCAGAGATCTGAGTGAACGTTTTTAACTGTTACTTAGAATCGGATGCAAGAGTCAAACACCAGTATGTGTCTGCCATGAGCATTATTTAATTGTTTCTAGGCATTTCCACAAATAGGAAGGTTCTTAGAGGATTATATCCTCCTGTCCATGTCTGACAACGTGTAGGACACTGGCCATAGACACGAATACTTAAAGAAAAACAAGGAGTCGGAACATTAGCTTTCAAGTATGGCTAAATTAGTAGTGGCATCCAGGAAACCAAAAAATTGAGCTAAATAATACAATTGATTTTCcattaatatgtataaatttaataatgtCTGTGTGTATTTCAAGAGGATTTATAATAGCAATCTATGTTTACCCAGACTGAAGTCCCTAATGTACTTGTGTTCACTACATATGACCTTTCGAGCGCGGTTATGAAAGAATGACCctacaaatatatgaaaaaacctGAAATGTAGAGCAGACCTGTGTCAAATACATACCCATATCTGACACCCAGTCCAGATAAATGTCTCATCCCAATTTTGACAAGTAGATTCAAGTTTCAGCTTATTCAACTATTTGACGGCTCTTGGAGGATCATATCCTCTACCTTTTTCTAGATATGTATCAGACACTAGTTTCGGACACaagtactttaaaaaaaatgatgtaataCTTTAAATCAGCATCTTAATTCATCAGATAAGGGAACATCACATACCTCCCAAAGACATAACCAAGACTGTGCGTCTTCTGCAAGATCTTCAAGAAGGCTGACGGCACAGGAGCCTTAATGGCTGCTCGCAATATCATTGCACAATCCCCAATGGTGGGTGTTCCACCTAATTCTATGACCTGAATAAAAAGTTAGGAAATTTCATTAGTTATTGTGAGAAAAATAAATGCCAATACTCGAGGGAAATGGAAATGATCATATGTTGCTCCAACCCTTCATTTTCCTTGGAGTACACATGTCCGACACTTGTGTCCGACACATATTCAGAAACTGGTAATGGGATGTCACTCTAATTGGTCCTCCAAATACATGTAGAACTTAGAAAAAGCTGAGCATGCTCATGCCGGACACATATCCATATCAAACACTCGCACCCAAATCCAACATAGAAATGGTCTAGCTTGGGTAAAAAATGAAGCATATCAATACAATTTCAAGAGCTACCTGATCTAGAAAGCAAGAAAACTAATCACAGCAGAAGCGTATGATGTGATAGAATATTCCCACCAAAATAAGGATTTTGGATTACAAAAAAACAGATAGaaatgttgatgaaaaatgaaatgaatatgAACTAGAAGAAAATATAAGATATTACTATTGAATACACAAGTAAGCAGAAAATAAGAACATGCCTTTTGCATTACTTGAATTGCCAACTCAACTTCCCATTCCTGCGACCATCGTCGAGGAGGTTTATTTTTAAGTTCTCGCTCCCATGTCCAACCCCAAGCATCTGCTATAGTGTACATGTCTTCAACATCGAACACCTTTCTATCTCTCATCTCTTGAAATGCTTCGAAAATATCCTCAGGAAACcaatcttcatcatcatcatcctgtATCCACATGTAAAAGATGTATCAATGTCCCAAGTTCTAAAAAAGTAAATTTTGACGGTAAACCACTTCTATAAGCTGTAATATATCAAACAACATTATCTTTGTTACCTCTACAGATACTCGAGAAGATCTTCGTCTTGATTTTTTAGATCTAGTAGTTGTTTGGTCCGAGTCTTTCAACAATTGAACCCCAATCATTTGGAGAGGCTTCTTAGCTTCAACTTCCTTATCCTTAATCCTATCCACTTCTTGGCTTTCGGTTTGTTCTACTTCTTCCTCTTCCTCACCTTCCTCCTCTTCGATATCCTTTGCAGCATCTTCTACAACATCACTCTCATCCAGCTCATCATCCGCAGCTTCTGATTCATCTTCATCTATCAGCTTCACCTGATTAACATTCAAACCTTCTCCAAGAAACCGGCGTTTCCAGAATTCTGTATTTCCTTCTTCCAGCTTAATCCGAGAAATTAACTCATCTAGCTCCTCATCAACCTGCAAAAAATACACAATCAAACAAAAAATTTGTTTTACTTAAATGCATTGATATGCAAATGGTACCATAACATGAATAAGAAAACAGATATTGATAACTTAtaacctcttcttcttcctcctccacAGGAGGAACCCAAAGAGGCCTACCACGTGAGCGATTTATTCTCCTTGCTTTTTGGACACGCTGGTAAAGAACATTTCTTGTTCCATCGGTTGGTAGACCTTGAGCTTCAAGCTCTTCCTTTAGCTCGGATACTACCATCTTACTAGCAGCCTTGGGTTTTAAAACGTTCTGGTCAGGACCTTTTATTATTTTCCTCAACCTCTCCACTACTCTCATGTAATCAGATTCTGTTGCATCACCCAAAGCTGCAAGTCCTTCATTCTGCAgggttttcaaaagcttccgatGGTATATCTTCCACTCTTCTAGACATCTTTGCTTGAAGGAGGTTTCCATAGGGTTTGAATATATAAATCCAGTAGCATCAGGATCTAGAGGTGTTTTTCCTCTTCGAGGCACCCATCGTTTGCGCTCACCTGTAAGCCCACCCTCTTCAATGTACCTGGGAGAATAGCATCATTAATGATCAACTTACCGACAGAATTGTGGAACATAATACGAAAGTTTTGGGCAAAATATGGTATGCCGAATCTTCCAGTAACACACAGAATGCATGATTGGAGAATTATTAGTTAAGAAATTATAGAACCAGATTTTACAGTTGATTAGAAGGCACACCTAGCGATGTAATCAATCTCATAACCAAGTTCAGCTTCTTCTTGCAGAGGTTCAATCCACGAGCTAACTAGCGTTCGATATTTTCTGCTCAGAATCATAGCTCTTGGTGGAATAGGTTGGTTATCTTTGGACATAGCTTCTAGAGCTTGTAGCAATTCAACGACTCTTCCTGATCCAATCATAAGTACATGGTGACAAAATTAAatgtaaaacaaagaaaaattaacttaaatgGCCAGATAGAACAGATTACAAGATACCTTCTCGGCATAATGCTCGAAGATACAAAGAAAGTGGATCATCAAAGTTTCCTTCATTGTGCAACACTATTGTTCCCCCTTCATAGTTCTTTAGTGCACGAAAATGACGAATAGCTTCCCTTACAACACAATACTTGGTAAAACACTCCACTAACAGCCTGGCATATGGTGAAATCAGGCAttacaaacaaaaaaacaaatagtaggaaaaagaaaaaggatataGTACACTATGATAGTTGTGAATTGATGAAGATGTAAAAAAACATACGAACACAGCATTCAAGTACACATTTCAGGAGTGAAATTTAATGGAGAAGACAAATCATAGCTGGTTTTGCGTAGAATATATTTCCGAGTCAAGCAAGCTAAGTTAATAAAACTTTGAATCTCAGAAGCTACCAAGTAATTACTCTCAAGTACGACAAATAATACATTGTTTGAGCAGAATAAAACATCAGCATATCAACGCATCTATTCATATGAAGGGTAATTAAGAGTGAACCCCCAACATTTAAAGCTACCTTATGTGGAGGAATTTTTCTGGCAGCAGGGTATCCATCCTAAGTTACACATCACAATAAAGTTTGACAGAATGCAACAAGATCATATACACAATAAGACCATGCAGTACCTAGAATTACTCCAAGATGTTTTTGGGGCAAATTTGTCCATGggtagaagaaaaaaagaaaaagaaaagtagatAAATCACTTAAAATGGATGGACAATCACAAGCGACGATTATGAGAAGTGCTTCAAGTCTTCAATTTGCACAAAGCTTTATGCACTTCTATTATCAACATCACCTACTTTGGAGCATCCAGAGTTTTGTGAATTGTAAGTTATGGGAAGCAGTACATAGTATAAACCCTTTTTCCTAAGCTTCTCAGACTTCTGCCAGGACAAGGAAAGGGTGGACAAACACCTCTAATAGAACTCAATCTCAACTTGTTTTAGGGTTGCAAGAATAAAAAAGAGAAACTATGCATACCATCAAGGAGCACAGAATCCTCTCTTTATTAACAGCTctaaattttagtaaattcagCGACAACTCAAATCAGGTTTCCATCTAAAAACCTAGCGATTCAGAGGAATGACAAGGTTATAGTCAAGCAAAATATACCAGATTACCATATGAAAAGAGTAAACAAGTAAAGCAGTCCAATTAAATTGGAATATTGTTTGCAATGATTtgaagataaaataatataataaagtgtatttaccaaaaaaaaaatgtattaaCCATTTAGAAGtataacagaaaaataaaaaattgcttACGCGTAAGTTTTCACATTAGGCTGCAAACGCTTGTGGTCTTCAACCATCATCCCAAGTAACTCAGCCACATCTTGCACCCTGCAATTAGTATCAAATCCAAAGTACACAATAATTTAAGAGGGTCTCTTATATCATATACAGTTATCtgcaatttcataattttttaaattccatTCATGGACTTAACTTAGTAAGGTTCCTTATTGACTCAAGAACTAATTCTATGCTATTCAAGTTTCaatatgaaaattaccatttcaTGCTTATACCAGACAGCATGACTTCCAAAAAGACAAACAGAAATGTATATCTACATCAACAATACCCCAAATAAAGAAAGTGGTGTGGCAGTGATGTGATATATAAATCACCTGTCATAAGATTCAGCTCTAGTATATGCTTGGATCACCCAATTATATGTTTCTGTGTCAGGTTTCATATATTCTGTTAAGACAAATGCAACAATATATGTTATAGAAACACTGGAAAATTGGTGCGTTTTATGTTGTCAACGTTGACAAAGCAACAAAACGAAGCAAAATAAACACAAACCTTCTCCATATTCCATGTTCTCAAATGTTGCAAAAGCTATTTCAGGAATCCCACATGTGGCCTAGGCAAAGGAAGCAGATTAAATTACCAGCAGATCTAACAAAAATGGGAAAAGGATTCCAACAAACAGAGACTAAAAATGCTGAATCTTATGATAgaaaaccatttaaaaatgctGTCAAAGACACCATATagtatctcttcctttcttaatGAGACATcacaattccattattatttgaAGGATAAGATAGACAAAATCACTATAAAATACCATTGTCTCATTTCCAAATAGTTGGCAACAAACAAACATTGCAAATTACATGCACTTAACAAGATCCGAAGAATCCAAAAAGTTTGAAAGATTAATCCAAGCTACAAACTAAATCAAATGCAAATAACTCTTTACTAATTAATAACAGCATTGAATTGCAAACTATCAAACTCCACTGAAATGCCATACACATAATCAGAAAACTCACTTGCACACTAAGGAGACAATTGAAATGAAAAGTTGTTGCCATCCGTCCTGCAGCTTCCATTTCGTAGGCGATTTCTAATGCATTTGAATGATCACCAGCTTTACAATCTTCTTCAATCATTAAATCATAGAGCTCATTCGTAGCTCTAAGCCCACCTTTAGCACCCTTCAAAAACACAGCGTTGGCATCTTCCAGATATTTGTTCCTTACAAGCTCCTCTGCCAAACAAATTTCAAcaacttagaataaaatttatcacCATCCACATATATAATACACATAAAAATTATAACTCATCGAATTCTATTAAGCATTGTACCAACAAGAATAATCCAAGCTTGACGAATATCATAGTTTAACTTCTCCATTGCTGCAAGGACTTCCAAGCCTTTGGTTGCAAGGCCTTTAGACCCGAACAAACGGACCATTGAAACAAGCGTTTCATGGAGAGGACGAACACCCACTCCCAATTCCCTCCTCAATGCTTGCAGCTACATTCCAAATTCCCAAAATTTTGCTCAAGATACTACAAAAGAAAACTAAAACCCACTAGAGTTTTTAATCTAA carries:
- the LOC107893828 gene encoding uncharacterized protein, which translates into the protein MSLLFSHALPPSVPPLSGHRNAVVFATISTQKRKTSSRRKKRQPQENKDEGNATFSSSNGSTAVSALEKSLRLTFMEELMQKARSRDTVGVSDVIYDMIAAGLTPGPRSFHGLVVAHVLNGDVEGALQALRRELGVGVRPLHETLVSMVRLFGSKGLATKGLEVLAAMEKLNYDIRQAWIILVEELVRNKYLEDANAVFLKGAKGGLRATNELYDLMIEEDCKAGDHSNALEIAYEMEAAGRMATTFHFNCLLSVQATCGIPEIAFATFENMEYGEEYMKPDTETYNWVIQAYTRAESYDRVQDVAELLGMMVEDHKRLQPNVKTYALLVECFTKYCVVREAIRHFRALKNYEGGTIVLHNEGNFDDPLSLYLRALCREGRVVELLQALEAMSKDNQPIPPRAMILSRKYRTLVSSWIEPLQEEAELGYEIDYIARYIEEGGLTGERKRWVPRRGKTPLDPDATGFIYSNPMETSFKQRCLEEWKIYHRKLLKTLQNEGLAALGDATESDYMRVVERLRKIIKGPDQNVLKPKAASKMVVSELKEELEAQGLPTDGTRNVLYQRVQKARRINRSRGRPLWVPPVEEEEEEVDEELDELISRIKLEEGNTEFWKRRFLGEGLNVNQVKLIDEDESEAADDELDESDVVEDAAKDIEEEEGEEEEEVEQTESQEVDRIKDKEVEAKKPLQMIGVQLLKDSDQTTTRSKKSRRRSSRVSVEDDDDEDWFPEDIFEAFQEMRDRKVFDVEDMYTIADAWGWTWERELKNKPPRRWSQEWEVELAIQVMQKVIELGGTPTIGDCAMILRAAIKAPVPSAFLKILQKTHSLGYVFGSPLYDEVISLCIDLGELDAAIAIVADLETTGIAVPDQTLDRVISARQTMDTSGNDTSSSSPPPPPPPTSS